In the genome of Ammoniphilus sp. CFH 90114, the window TTAAAGATTCTTAGAGACTATGAGGATCAAAAGAAAGAAGGAAAAGATCCCGTATTTGACCCAGTAAAGCTTGGTATCAAGGATGCTGACTTCTGGGAGAAGGAATATAAGCAACATGAAGCAACAGTGAGCAAGTCTTCCGGACGATCTGTTTCTTCTTAAATCATAGAAAAGAGTGTCTCGAAGTATTGGGGACACTCTTTTTACGTGATTACAAGACCATATTTCTCATGGTGCTCATATTGTAAGGATCATTAGGATTCATTCCTTGGTGGACAGAATGTTGTCCGGCAGGCATTTGAATCATGGGGTTCATTTGACCCATTTGATTCATTGGACCTCCCTGAGTATAGGTATTTATCATGGTGTTGGTGGTCATTTCTTTCATAGTTGGGATTTGGTAGTATCCCTTTTCGTTCATATATTGCCATACTTCATAAGCCATCTCGGAACAATTTACAGCTCCTTGCTGCAAGGTTCTGCGTAACTGTGGATCTGCACATTCCAATGCGGCGTTCATTTTAAATACAGCGGAGGCTTTATAGCATCCAAGCATTCCACTTGCAACATCACGATCATCCATGTTCTGAATGGACATGTTTGGTGCTTGAGTGCTTGGGTTGTCTAGCCCATAAGTTGGAGAAACATTTCTAGGAGCTCGGTATGGGACTGCCTGGTTCATTCCTTTTTGATTTAGGGTTTGTACCATTAGGTTATACTCACTTAACATAAACTGTAGATGTCGATCAATCATTTGTACTAGTTGCTGGTCAGTTGCATGTGGACGATACAGTTGAAATTGGTTAATTCCGTCAATAGCGTCTGTTAGGACTTCATGCATTTCCATTACTTCGTGAGCGCCATATTGTGCGGTCATAAAAGATCCTCCTCATGTGTTTCTTAATTACCCAAATATTATCGACGCGTAATGATGGGGTTATACTATGGAGGAGAAAAACTCCTGATATGGTGGTGAGCATGTGGACGCGAAGACGACATCGGATATTGAAAAAATAGTAAATATACTCGAAAATGATGGCGCTTTTACTATGGATCAAATAGAAGTTCGAGCAAAGGATATCTTGGAGGAACTTAAAACAAAAATGCGAGTGGAATTTAGCCCAACTCGTTATGGCGTTATCCGAAAAGAAGAAGGTATGATGCTGCTAGCTGTATTCGAGAAGGGACACCACGTTAATCCTGATCAAATGATTGAAGAATTTCCACTTGCTTAAATGGGCAGAATATCAAAAGGAAAAAAGGAGGGAGCTAATCTTATGAACTTAACTGAAATGATTAACAAGCAAATTGCCAACTGGTCTGTCATGTTTATAAAACTGCATAATTTCCATTGGTATGTAACAGGTGAGCAGTTTTTTACACTCCATACGAAATTTGAGGAGTTTTATACAGAAGGAGCATTGCACATCGATGAGCTAGCCGAGCGTTTACTTGCCATCGGAGGTAAACCTGTAGCTACGATGACTGGGTGTTTGGAGTTGGCTTCAGTTCAAGAGGCAAAGGGTACGGAGACTGCCAACGAAATGGTTCAATCGGTAGTTAACGATTTTACTCAAATGTTAGGTGAGCTAAAGCATGGAATGGAGATTGCTGAATCTGTTGGTGATGAAACAACGGGAGATATGTTCTTAGCAATCTTCTCGAGCTTAGAGAAGCACGTTTGGATGCTGAATTCGTATCTGGGAAAGTAAGGTAATATTCAATGAATGGCTTAATTCGGAAGTTAATTCTGAACGGCTTTGTTATTGTCCCATTTTTACTCTGGTTTTCCGATGCATCCTTTGGGATCGCGATAGTAACTTCATTAGCTTTTTCCGTCCTATCCTATCTTATTGGAGATCAGATGCTTTTACGTATAACGAAGAATACAACGGCAACGCTGATGGATGCATTATTTGCCGTTGCTTTCTTTTGGATGGCAGCTTGGATTACAAACTGGACTCTCAATTTTGTAGAGATTGCTTCGCTTGCTATCTTGCTTGGAAGTGTGGAGTGGATGCTTCACCGATATTTAAAGAAGAAGGATAGCCCCAATCGGATTATGTGAGCTAAAGATTACGCTACCTTAAAAGAGGTAGCGTAATTGTCATGTTAGAAATTTAATATGATCCGACTTGCCCAACCAAAAAAGGCAATTGTAGGAACAGAGCAAAGCAGGACGATTTCCCAAGTACTTGGAATGTCATTTCCCATGATGTGTACACCTCCTGTTTTCTCTGCTAGTAGTATGTCCCAAACCAGCCGGAAAACAAAAAACTGTCCATGTGGACAGTTTGTAGATATTAGTAGTTTACTTAGTTGGCAGCAGCTGACTCCACCTGTTTAGGTTTCACTTTGCGTTGATTAAGTGAAAGAACAATTACGGTAGCAATGATACAGAGGGCTCCCAACATCTCATAAAGGCCAAAGGATAGTTGCAGCCAAAGAACGGAAAAGATAACAGCCGAAAGGGGCTCAGCACTGTTCAGCATTCCTACTTCAGATGGTGCGAGATAGCGTAAGCTCTCAAGTACTAAATAAAAAGGTATTAACGTTCCAAAAAGGATAACAAAAGCGATACCAAGCCAAGCCATTAAGGAAATACCTGTAATATCAATCAACCATGGAGGATTTATGAAACTCATACCAATCCCGCCGATGAGCATACCCCAGCCGACCACGGACATCGAGCCCCATCGCTTTAATAATTGTGCTGGGTAAAGAGTGTAAAAGGCAGCCGTTATCGCTGCTCCGAGCCCCCATCCTACTGCAGATGGTGTAATAGAAAGCCCTTCCGTTGAACCATTAGTAACCAACAGATAAGTTCCTAGCAAAGCTAGACCAAGAGCTAGATATTCCATTATCGTAGGTAAACGTAGATACCTCAGAGCCAGATAGAGTGTGATAAAAACAGGTCCTAAAAACTGAAGAAGGGTAGCTGTTGCTGCATTTCCAACTTCAATTGCAGCAAAATAGGTATATTGGACCCCAAGCATTCCGAGAATCCCGAACCAAATAAGCTGGATACGATCCGCGCGTGACTTCCATACAGCACTTGTTTGTTGCCAAGTTGTATTAACTATTGTGTAGAGGACTAGGAGAAGTCCTGCTAATAAGAGTCGAATGGTAACCAGCCAAGCCATCGGAATACCGATATGGATAAATAAAACTTCGGCAACCGTTCCTGAAATTCCCCAAAGTGCAGCCCCGCCGAATGCCATTGATATCCCTTTTAACCGAAGCCAGGTACCGCTTTCCCATGTTATTGTGCTCAGGCGAAGTCACTTCCAATTCATATAAGATTCATTATGCTCATTGTACAAAGGGACGGAGAGAAGTTCAATGATTTATTGTCTTTAACATAGCCCAGAACCTAGGGATAATCCCTTCTGCGGTTTCTTTGTTTGGTAGATGGAAAGTAAATAGAAATCTTTGTTTATCAATATCCTTGACGACATAAAGTAAGTTGGTCTGTTGTGGGGCAGGAGTTTCCACTAATAGATAAAGCTGTGCATCGTGGAAGTATGGGTCAAATAGTTCTTTGGGATCGAGATCATGTATTGTCCATGTTGAGGAAAGGGATTGGCGTAATTGCTCCTTGAAAGCAGGTATGTTTGCTTCTCGGTCAAGCTTTTCGATACGAACAAAGAAGTCCGAATCATAATCTGTGAGTAAGATATCCTTTCCAGGCTCCTCTGACACCAATGTAAATTTATCAAGGCCATACATATAGTAATTCATGGTGCCTTCCGTGAAGTACGCTTTCTCTTTCTCACTCATACCTTCAAGAATGACTTCGATTTCTACTTCTGATGCTTGTGATTGATCAGGGACTTGCTCACTTTTGGCAGGTTTTTCAACTTCACGTGGATCAGGTCCACTCTGGCATGCAATTAAGCTGGTGAATAGGAGAAGTGTCATTGCTAATGCTGTACATTTCTTCATTGGTTTTTTCCTCCCGTCAGATTCAGTTTCATGATGTAAGACGGTACTAACGGAAGAAAGGTTTCAAAAAGGAAAAAAGCAAGCCTCAATTTAGGCTTGCTTTTGGCTGTTCTCTTGGCAGCAATTACACTTTACATAAAGAGTGCTTACCTTTTCATCATGCATGAAGTCTACAGTTGTATCGCAATCTTGGCAAACTAGAATAGTCATTCGTTCCAACTCCTCTTTTAAATTAGTATCATTTATTCACGATTTAGTATGTCATATTTATATTATAGAGTGGTTGTTTACTTGTGTGAAGACTGCATTTTTTGTCTTCCTTGGTCATTTTTCGTCCCTAGACGGAATCCATATGTAGTCATGAGACAGTCGTAGAGGAAATAAAGGATTTCCTCTTAAAAAAATAAAACAGGTCTGCAGGAGACACCTGCAGACCTGTTGGAATAACCAGCAAGAGTTTGGTAAACAAGACCCAAACCAAAATTTCCAATTCATGAAAGCCCTACCTCTCTTCCATCCTTACGGCTCCGATGACCGATCCAGGGGAACGTTCGAAAAACACCTTGAGTTATAGCCAGGAAAATAACCGAGTGGGTTCTGTCGAGGGTATAGGGTTTTGTTTCATGTAGATTAAAGTGAAGTCGGTTATTAATTATATAGGAAACGTTGATTGTTTGCAACTATTCTTTATTGCCTAGGCTGCCGCCTATTCGATAGCATGGTTAAAATCCCGTGGAAAGTCAATCATATTAGGGATTGTACTTGTTTTATCCTGTTCGAGCCTGAGTTTTACGCCTAACCCTGTAGCGCGTAGTCTAGTTCTGAAAAAGATGACTTGAAAGGATAGGAAGAGATGAATAAAACCTGGTGGAAAGAAAGTGTTGTATATCAAATCTATCCTCGAAGCTTTATGGATTCGAATGGGGATGGAATCGGTGATCTTCGAGGAATTATCTCAAAGTTGGATTATCTACTGGACTTAGGTGTTGATGTCATATGGATTTGTCCGGTTTATAAATCACCAAATGCGGATAATGGTTACGACATCAGCGATTACTATGACATCATGAATGAGTTTGGAACAATGAGGGATTGGGAGGAATTATTGGAGCAAGTTCATAACCGAGGAATGAAGCTTATTATGGATCTTGTACCGAATCATACCTCTGATGAGCATCCATGGTTTATTGAGTCGCGTTCCTCTAAGCAAAATCCAAAAAGAGACTGGTATATCTGGAGACCTGGGAAGGACGGGAAAGAGCCAAATAACTGGGAGTCCATCTTCAGTGGTTCAGCTTGGGAGCTGGACGAAGCAACTAGCGAATATTATATGCATTTATTTGCTGTAAAACAACCTGACTTAAATTGGGAGAACCCAGAGGTCAGACAGCATCTCTATGAGATGATACGTTGGTGGCTAGATAAAGGAATTGACGGATTCCGGGTAGACGCCATTACGCATATCAAGAAGAAAGCAGGTTTTCCTAACATGCCTAATCCAGAAGGAAAGCGCTATGTTCCTTCTTGGGATGGACATCTCAACCAACCCGGCATTCAGGATTTCCTAAGAGAACTTAAAGACGAAACCTATGGCCGTTATGATGTGATGACCGTGGGAGAAACTCCTGGCGTCTCTCCTGAGGATGCGATGGAGTATGTTGACGAGAAGATTGGAAAATTTGATATGGTTTTTCAATTTGAGCATATGCAACTGGATAATGGTCCAGAAGGTAAATTTGATCTTGTTCCTTGGCGCTTAAGTGATCTAAAGCAAGTCATTACCAAGTGGCAAAAAGGCTTAGAAGGACGTGGCTGGAATACCTCCTATCTAGAAAATCACGATCAACCTCGATCCGTTTCTCGATTTGGTGATCACCGGCAGTACCATAAGGAATCGGCAAAGATGTTAGCAACGTTCTTCATGTTTCTCCAGGCTACTCCTTATATTTACCAAGGTCAAGAGATTGGCATGACCAACGTTCAGTTTAAAGGCATTGAAGATTACCGCGATGTGGAAATTATTAATCATTATCGAGAAGGACTTAAGGACGGGAAGGAACAAGGAGAGATCATGAAATCCATCTGGGTAAAAGGAAGAGATAACTCTAGAACCCCAATGCAATGGAGCGATGAACCCTCCGCTGGATTTACCACTGGGAATCCATGGATCCAAGTCAATCCGAATTACTTAAGTATCAATGTAGAGCAAGCAAAGGCAGATCCAAATTCTATACTAAATTATTATAAGTTGCTTATCCAACTTCGGAAGCAGAACGAGGTTCTCATCTACGGAAATTACAACATTCTACTAGAGCATCATGAACAACTTTATGCCTACACAAGGACTCTTGGTGAAGAGCAGTGGATGGTACTATTAAACTTCTCCAACAAAGAAATCCATGTAGATATGACGGAATTCAT includes:
- a CDS encoding GapA-binding peptide SR1P, whose product is MTILVCQDCDTTVDFMHDEKVSTLYVKCNCCQENSQKQA
- a CDS encoding DMT family transporter — encoded protein: MAFGGAALWGISGTVAEVLFIHIGIPMAWLVTIRLLLAGLLLVLYTIVNTTWQQTSAVWKSRADRIQLIWFGILGMLGVQYTYFAAIEVGNAATATLLQFLGPVFITLYLALRYLRLPTIMEYLALGLALLGTYLLVTNGSTEGLSITPSAVGWGLGAAITAAFYTLYPAQLLKRWGSMSVVGWGMLIGGIGMSFINPPWLIDITGISLMAWLGIAFVILFGTLIPFYLVLESLRYLAPSEVGMLNSAEPLSAVIFSVLWLQLSFGLYEMLGALCIIATVIVLSLNQRKVKPKQVESAAAN
- a CDS encoding spore coat protein; translation: MTAQYGAHEVMEMHEVLTDAIDGINQFQLYRPHATDQQLVQMIDRHLQFMLSEYNLMVQTLNQKGMNQAVPYRAPRNVSPTYGLDNPSTQAPNMSIQNMDDRDVASGMLGCYKASAVFKMNAALECADPQLRRTLQQGAVNCSEMAYEVWQYMNEKGYYQIPTMKEMTTNTMINTYTQGGPMNQMGQMNPMIQMPAGQHSVHQGMNPNDPYNMSTMRNMVL
- a CDS encoding Dps family protein — encoded protein: MNLTEMINKQIANWSVMFIKLHNFHWYVTGEQFFTLHTKFEEFYTEGALHIDELAERLLAIGGKPVATMTGCLELASVQEAKGTETANEMVQSVVNDFTQMLGELKHGMEIAESVGDETTGDMFLAIFSSLEKHVWMLNSYLGK
- a CDS encoding alpha-glucosidase, yielding MNKTWWKESVVYQIYPRSFMDSNGDGIGDLRGIISKLDYLLDLGVDVIWICPVYKSPNADNGYDISDYYDIMNEFGTMRDWEELLEQVHNRGMKLIMDLVPNHTSDEHPWFIESRSSKQNPKRDWYIWRPGKDGKEPNNWESIFSGSAWELDEATSEYYMHLFAVKQPDLNWENPEVRQHLYEMIRWWLDKGIDGFRVDAITHIKKKAGFPNMPNPEGKRYVPSWDGHLNQPGIQDFLRELKDETYGRYDVMTVGETPGVSPEDAMEYVDEKIGKFDMVFQFEHMQLDNGPEGKFDLVPWRLSDLKQVITKWQKGLEGRGWNTSYLENHDQPRSVSRFGDHRQYHKESAKMLATFFMFLQATPYIYQGQEIGMTNVQFKGIEDYRDVEIINHYREGLKDGKEQGEIMKSIWVKGRDNSRTPMQWSDEPSAGFTTGNPWIQVNPNYLSINVEQAKADPNSILNYYKLLIQLRKQNEVLIYGNYNILLEHHEQLYAYTRTLGEEQWMVLLNFSNKEIHVDMTEFISTKTLELMIANYEQTSSIDYGNLIMKPYESRVYRLV
- a CDS encoding DUF2512 family protein — encoded protein: MNGLIRKLILNGFVIVPFLLWFSDASFGIAIVTSLAFSVLSYLIGDQMLLRITKNTTATLMDALFAVAFFWMAAWITNWTLNFVEIASLAILLGSVEWMLHRYLKKKDSPNRIM